The genomic window CCTGCAGGCGGTCGCAGTCGCCGGTGCCGTGGTTGTAGTACGCGCACCAGCCGGCCGGATCGAACAGCGCCATGCGCGCCTCGCCCTGCGTGTAGCGCAGCAGCGGCTCGGGCGCCGCGTCCAGCCATTCATCCTGGCCCGGGGCCAGGATCGCGGTTTCGATCAACGGCCACAGCGCCGCCAGGCCCTGGTTGTCGTACTGCATCGACATCATCGCGGCCAGATCGTTCACGGTGAAATAGCGCGCGTGCTCGACCCGGGCACCGAAGTTGTTCTGCGCCATCAATGCGGTATCCGCATGCGCCATGCCATTGGCCAGCAACACCTCTTCCAGCGCATCGGCCACGGCCGAGATGGTGGCCGCGTCGCTGCCGGTCAGCAGGAACGGCACCACCCGCAGGCCCCCGCCCACCAGACCCGGGTCGGCCTGGAACGGCAACGGCACATCGCCGTCAGCGCCGGCCCCGAACGCCAGCAGGCGCGGCCCCTGGTTGCGGCCGGGCGCGCGCATCTGCAGTTCTTCCAGGCGGCGATGGATCGGCCAGCCCGGGCGCAGTACTTCGGCCGGGTCGAAATGGGCGGCGGCGAACACCAGGTCCAGCTCGGCCACCTGCGGCACCAGCTTGGCCAGATCGCGGCCGACACGCTCGGCCAGTTCGCCGGCATGTTCAGCGCTGAGCACCGCCTGGCGGGGGGTTTCACCGCCGGCCAGTTCCAGGGCCAGCACGCCAAGGGCATTCATCGCAGGGTCGGGTTTGCTCATGGTTCCACGGTTGGCCCATCACAGGGCGGCAGCTACACTTGGCCCCATTATGCCTGCTCTGTCGTGCAGGCCATGTTGCAGACACCCTCATCCATGCCAGGTATCTCCATGCCCAACGCTCGTCCCGTCGCCATCCTCGGTGGCGTCCGCATTCCGTTCTGCCGCCAGAACACCGCGTATTCGGATGTCGGCAACCTCGGCATGTCGGTGCGGACACTGGGCGCACTGGTCGAGCGCTTCGGCCTGCATGGCCAGCAGCTGGGCGAAGTGGCGATGGGTGCGGTCATCAAGCACTCCAGCGACTGGAACCTGGGCCGCGAAGCCACGCTGTCCTCCGGCCTGTCGCCGCTGACCCCGGGCATCACCCTGCAGCGCGCGTGTGGCACCTCGCTGGACAGCATCATCACCGTGGCCAACAAGATTGCGCTGGGCCAGATCGAATCGGGCATCGGCGGCGGCTCGGACACCACCTCCGACGTGCCGATCGTGTATGGCAAGAAGCTGCGCGCGCGCCTGCTGGCGGCCAACCGCGCCAAGAGCACCGGCGACAAGATCCGCGCGCTCACCGCCGGCTTCAAGTTCGCCGAGCTCAAGCCGGAATTCCCAGGCGTGGCCGAGCCGCGCACCGGCAAGAGCATGGGCGACCACTGCGAGGACATGGCCAAGGAATGGAACATCTCCCGTGATTCGCAGGACGAATGGGCGGTGTCGTCGCACAGGAAGCTGGCCGCCGCCTACGAGCGCGGCTTCTTCAACGACCTGATCGCACCGTTCCGCGGCGTCGAGCGCGACAACATCCTGCGTCCGGATACCTCGCTGGAAAAGCTGGCCACGCTGAAGCCTGCCTTCGACAAGGTCTCCGGCCGCGGCACGCTGACCGCCGCCAACTCCACGCCGCTGACCGACGGTGCCGCTGCGGTGCTGCTGGCCAGCGAAGAGTGGGCGCGTGCGCACGGCCATGAGCCGCAGGCCTACCTGCGCGACGCGCACGTGTCGGCGGTGGACTTCGTGCATGGCGAAGGCCTGTTGATGGCACCGACCGTCGCCGTGCCGGAGATGCTCAAGCGCAACGGCCTGACCCTGCAGGACTTCGACATCTACGAGATCCACGAAGCCTTCGCCGCGCAGGTGCTGTGCACCCTGCGTGCCTGGGAGAGCGAGGATTACTGCCGCAACCGTCTGGGCCTGGACGCGCCGATGGGGCGCATCGACCCGGACAAGATCAACCTGCTGGGTTCGTCGCTGGCCACCGGCCACCCGTTCGCCGCCACCGGCGCCCGCGTGATCGCCACGGCGGCCAAGCAGCTGGCCGAACGCGGCGGCGGCCGCGCGCTGGTATCGATCTGCACCGCCGGCGGCATGGGCGTGGTGGCGATCGTCGAACGCTGATCCGCACCGCGCACCCCACATGAAAACGCCGCCCGATGGGCGGCGTTTTCGTTGTTGCTGCGGTGGGTGCCGGCCGTTGGCCGGCACGCTGCAGGGTCACGGCAACCGCGGGTTGCCGAACGCGTCGCGCTCTTCGTTGGCGTCGTACACCGGCGGCTGCGGCGCGGTCAGCTGCTCCTCCACCGTGGCGCGCAGCGGCGCATCGGTGCCGCGCACCAGTGCGACGCTGTCTTCGCCACGCTGCAGGCGCAGCGCATTGGCCAGGCACTGCGCGGCCAGCGCGGGCTCGCCGCGCTGCGCGAAGGCTTCGCCGAGCGCTTCCCACGCCGGTGCACCGGCGCCGGCAGCAATGGCCTCATGCAGGAAGGCGTCGGCGGCATCCCACTGCTGTTGTGCCAGTGCGACACGGCCCTGCGCCAGACGCAGTGCCGCCGAATCATCGTGCACGTTGCGCCAGCGCTGCAGATTGGCCTGGCGGGTCGCCAGCCGCTCGACCGGCAGCCGCCCATACAGCGCCACCAGTTCGTCGTCCCAGCGGTGGTCGAGCGCCTGCTCGAGCGCCAGCAACGCCGGTTCGTCCCAGTCCAGGGCGACCGCGCGGGTCGCGTAGGCGGCCACCACGTCCGGGGTCGGACGCAGTGCCTTCGGCGTGGCTTCCCACTGTGCGGCCAAGGCGTTGACGTCGGCAGCTTCCAGCAGCGCCTGCGCGGCCAGCCGGGCTTCCAGCTCGCTGCTGGAATCGGCCGGCAGCACTTTGCTCTGGCGCAGCGCGCCCAGCTGGCCGTACGCCTCATGCGCGCGGCCGGCGCGCGCCAGGGCTTCGGTGCGCAGCCACAGACCGCGCGGCGGCAGCGGTTGGATCGCGGCCACGTCCAGCGCGTTGATCGCATCCACCGGCAGGTCGTTGGCCAGCAGCTGTTCGGCGCGAAGCAGCGCATGCAGGGTCGCATCGCTTTCGCCCAGCCGCTGCAGCAGCGCCTCGCCACCGGCGACGTCGGCGCGCGCCTGTGCGCTGCGCACCGCGTTGGCCAGGGCCACTGCGCTGACTTCCGTATCCTTGGCGGCACCGTCCAGCAGCTTCTCCGCTCGCTGCCACTGGCCATGCTCGTAGGCCTGCAGACCGTCGATCAGGCGCACCCGGCCCTGCTTGCGGCGGTACCGGCCCCAGGCACGGAACGGGGCGGCGATCAGGCTCCACAGCAGCCACAGCACCAGCACGCCGATCACCGTCAGCAGCGCCACCTTGGGCAGGTTGCTGTGATAGTCATAGCCGGCATAACGCAGGGTCACTTCGCCGTAGCGGTTCAGGTCATCGGTGCCGAGCCATTGCGCGGCAACCACGCCGATGGCCACGGCCAGCAACAGCACGACCAGGGATTGCAGGGGTTTCATAGGGGCTTACCTCCGGTCGGTCTGGGTACGCAGTTGTTGCAGGGTGCTGCCGAGCACCGTGTTGTCGGCGTGCAGCGGCAGCTTGCGCAGGGCATCGAGTTCAGCACGTTGTGCGCGCAGGTCCGGTGAATCCGGCCAGCGCCGCTGCGCCCAGTGGTCGATGCGGTTCAGCGCGGCGTCACGCCCACTGCCATCGCCGCGCTCGATCGCCGCGCGGGCCAGGGTCAGTTCCAGCTGCAACGCGGTGTCGAGGGTGGTGCGCTCGGCAGCGGTCAGTGGACCGTTCAGGCGGCTCGGGGTGATATCCACGAACGGCGCCAGCGCAGCCTGCCACCACGGCCTGGCCGTGGCCGCCGGCGCCTGCGCGATCTGCGCGGGCAGCCCCTGCAGTGCCTTGTCCAGCGCATCCAGGCGCTGCAGCGCGTGCGCCCGCGGGCCGGCGCCCAGCGCATCCAGCGCATCGCGCTCCTGCACCAGCGCCTGGCGCAGGTTCAGGCCGTCGCTGTCGGGCAGCTCGGCCAGCGCCGCGGCGGCCTGTGCATACAGGCGGCGCGCGCCGTCCACGTCGTCGGCGAAGGCCAACCGTTGCGCTGCCTGGGTCAGCAGCAGCTCGGCCTCATCACGCTGCACGGCCTGGCGGCCCTGGTTGGCGCTGTCGGCCAATCTGGCGAGATTCTCCTCGAGCAGGGCGCTGCGCTGCGACAGGCCCAGCATTTCATCGCGCAGCACCCGGTTGGTGGCCGCCGCATCCTGCAGCCGCTGGCTGGTGGCGCGCTGGTCCCGGCGCAGTGCCTCCACCGTGGCCTCCAGTCCCTTCAGCTGCACCGCCGTGGTCTGCGCCTGGGCCTGCTGGTCGCTCTGCTGTTGCTGCCAGTAGCGCCAGCCGGCGTAGCCGCCCGCGCCCAGCACCGCAAGCACGGCAAGCGGCAGCAGCCAACGCGGCGGTCGACGGGACGGGGCAGGGGGCAGGGCATCGTTCATCGGGCTTCCTTGTCGCCAGCAACGCCGGGTGGGTCCGGCAGGCAGCGTTGTGCACAGCATCACTGTTGGCGGCGGCACCGGCAAGCCAGGGTCGGGTGCCTGTTCAGGTCGCTGCGGGGCCGGTGAGCGTGGCGTGTGCAGCGGCGATCAGCTGGGCGTTGCCCGGGCCGGCGCTGCGCACCACGCGGCCCAGGCCCAGCGCCTGCGCCTGGGCGCCCAGACGGTCGCTGGCGACCACGGCGGTCGCCTCCGTCGCCATGCGGTGCTGCCACGCTGCCGGCAGCTGTTGCCAGAACCGCTGCAAGGCCTCGCCACTGCTGACAGCCAACAGCCACGGCGCGGCGGAATGGGCCAAACGCGCCAAGGTGCGGCGCGACAAACGCAGGGGCACCCGTCGATAGACATCTGCGCGGATGACCCGCGCGCCGGCAGCGTCCAGTTCAGCGGCGATCAGGCCACGGCCGCCGGGGGCGGTCACCAGTCCGATTCGCAGGCCCTGCACGCCTGCAAGCACCGGCAGCGCCAACAACCCTTCACTGTCCATCCGCTGCGGCGCATGCACCTGGTCCACGCCCTCGGCCCGCAGCGCGCGGGCCGTGCCTTCGCCCACGGTCAGCCAGGGGCTGCGCTGCGCCGCGGCCAGCGGCAGCAGGCTGGCCGCCGCGGCCACGGCCGCCGGGCTGGTGAATATCACCCGGTCAGCGTCCAGTGCCTGCAGCAGATGCTGGCGTGCGGCGCTGCCCTGCGCCCGCTGCAGCCGCCAGGGCGACAGCGCGACGGTGGTACCGCCCAGTTCAGCGACCGCGCGGCGCAATGCCGCGTGCTGCCCCTGCGGGCGCAGCGAGATCAGGGTCCAGCCAGTGGGTATCGTATGGTTGGCCATTGCCGTCATTATGCGGGCCCTTCGTTGTCGTGGTTGCTGCTCTGATGGCTGTTGATGCCCTGACCTCTTCGTTGGCCGCCCTGCAGGACGTGCTGGACTGCATGCCCGCGGTCCGCGCGATGCAGATCCGCCTGGATGGCTATGCCGATGGCGTGCTGCGCATCACCGCGCCGCTGGCCGCCAACGTCAACGACAAGGGCAATGCCTTCGGTGGCAGCCTGGCCTCGGTGCTGACCCTGTCCGGCTGGGCGCTGGTCAGCCTGCGTCTGCGCCTGGCCGGCCACGACGCCGAGGTCTATGTGGCCGACAGCAATCTGCGCTACCTGGCCCCGGTCTACGAGGACCTGCATGCCCACGCCGAGGCGGCCGAAAGCAGCGCGTGGGACACCTTCCTGGCCACCTTCCGCCAGCGTGGCAAGGCCCGCATCAGCATCGTGGCCCGCCAGCCGGCGGCCGATGGCAAGGCCGCCGCCGAATTCAGCGGTCGCTTCGTTGCCTTCGCCAAAGGGTAGGATGGCAGGCTGACGCCCTGCGGAAACCACCGATGCGCCGCCTCTTCCAGACCCTCCTGTGTTCCCTGCTGCTGCTCGGCGTTGCCGTCGCTGCCGGCGCCGACGATCTCTCCCGCAAGCAGCGCAAGATGCTGGAAGAGACCCAGATCGCCTATGGGGCCACCATCCGCTGGGGCAGCATGGACGATGCCATTGCCTATCTGGACCCGCAGCTGCGCAAGGCAAAGCCGCCGACCGAGTTCGAGCTCAACCGCTACGCCCAGCTGCGGGTGTCGTCCTATCGCGAGCGCAGCACCGCCGCGCTGGACGGCGGGCAGGTCGAGCGCCGGGTCGAGATCGGGGTGATCAACCAGAACACCCAGGCCGAGCGCACCGTGGTGGTCACCGAGCGCTGGCGCTGGGATCCGGAGGCCAAGCGCTGGTGGCAGAGCGCGGGCCTGCCCGACCTGTGGCAGGGGCAGTGACGGGCCACGGCCGGCTTGTGCGACAATCGGCGCCCGCTAATCGACCCGTGACCTGAGTGAATTACGAAGAGTTGCTGGCCTTCGCAGGCCGAAACCCGATGCTGTCTGCGGCCCTGGTCGGCCTGACCGTGGCCCTCATCGTCACCGAAATCCGCCGCCTGTTCCGGGGCTTCAAGGGCATCAAGCCGGCCGAACTGACCCAGCTGATCAACGCGGGCGGCACGGTGGTGGTCGATCTGTCGCCCAGCGGTGACTTCGAAAAGGGCCACATCGCCGGCAGCCGCAATGCCCAGGCCAGCGCGTTCGGGCCGGAACACAAGCTGGTGGCCAACGCCAGGCAGGCCCCGGTGGTACTGGTGTGCCGCAGCGGCAACGCGTCGGAGACCGCCGCCAAGGCGCTGAAGAAGGCCGGTTTCGAAAAGGTCTTCGTGCTCGACGGTGGCATCCCGGCGTGGCAGCAGGCCGACCTGCCGCTGGTCAAGGGCCGCAACTGATCGCAGGCGGTGGCGGATGTGGCCTTGTTTGAGCCCGCCGCCGCCCCCATCGCAGTAATTCGACCATCGTTTTCATTGCATTCACTGGAGTTCCTGGAAATGTCCGAAGAGACCACCAACGGCGCCGTTGCGCCGGCCGATGCCGCCACCGGCCCCGCGTTCACCGTCGAGAAGATCTACGTCAAGGACGTTTCCTTCGAGTCGCCGAATGCACCGACCATCTTCAACGACCAGGTGCAGCCGGAGCTGCAGCTGAACCTGAACCAGCAGGTCCAGCGCCTGGGCGAGAACGCCTTCGAAGTCGTGCTGGCCGTGACCCTGACCTGCCAGGCCGGTGAGCGCACCGCCTACGTGGCCGAAGTGAAGCAGGCCGGCGTGTTCGGTCTGGTCGGCCTGGACCCGCAGTCCATCGACGTGCTGCTCGGCACCCAGTGCCCGAACATCCTGTTCCCGTACGTGCGCCAGCTGGTCAGCGACCTGATCCAGGCCGGCGGCTTCCCGCCGTTCTTCCTGCAGCCGATCAACTTCGAAGGCCTGTACGCAGAGACCCTGCGCCAGCGCCAGGAGCAGGGCGACGCACCGTCGCTGGCTGACTCCGAGCCGGCTGGCAACGCCTGATCCCTGCCGCGACGTCACGGATGAGCACTACCGCTGACAAGATCGCCGTGCTCGGCGCCGGTTCCTGGGGAACCGCGCTGGCCACGCTGCTCGCCCGGCACGGTCGCCAGACCGTGCTGTGGGGGCGCGATGCCGCCGTGGTCGACGCCATCGATCAGCGCCACGAGAACCCGCGTTACCTGCCGGGCATACCGCTGCCCGAATCGCTGCGGGCCACTACCGACCTCGCGTCGGCAGTGGAAGGCGCGGCCTGGATCCTGGTGGTGACGCCCTCGCACGCGTTCAATGAAACCGTGCGCGCGCTGGCGCCACTGCGCCCGGCCGGCGCTGGCGTGGCCTGGGCCACCAAGGGCTTCCAGCCCGGTTCCGGTCGCTTCCTGCATGAAGTGGCGCGCGAGATCCTGGGTGACGATGTGCCGCTGGCCGTGGTCACCGGGCCCTCGTTCGCCAAGGAAGTCACGCTGGGCCTGCCGACGGCGATCACCGTGCATGGCGACGTGCCCGAGTTCGCGCAGACGGTGGCCGAAGCGATGCACGGCCCGGCGTTCCGCGCCTACACCGGCGACGACATGGTCGGCGCCGAGCTGGGCGGTGCGATGAAGAACGTGCTGGCGGTCGCCACCGGCGTCGCCGATGGCATGCAGCTGGGCCTCAACGCCCGCGCTGGCCTGATCACCCGCGGCCTCAACGAGATGCTGCGCCTGGCCGCTGCGATCGGCGCCAAGCCGGAAACGCTGATGGGCCTGGCCGGCCTGGGTGATCTGGTGCTGACCTGCACCGGCGACCTGTCGCGCAACCGCCGCCTGGGCCTGGCCCTGGGCCGTGGCCAGTCGCTGCAGGATGCCGTGCGCGAAATCGGCCAGGTAGTCGAGTCGGTGCAGACCGCCGACGAAGTGATGCGACAGGCGCGCCGTCATGGCATCGACCTGCCGATCTCTGACCGCGTGCGCGCCGTGCTGCACGGTGAGCAGACCCCGGAAGAAGGCCTGCGTGCACTGCTGGCACGCGAACAGAAGCCGGAGTACCCGGACACGCTGTTCAAGTGAATCGAAAAGCCCCGGCCCCGTGCCGGGGTTTTTTCTGGCAGCGCCGGCCCATGCCGCGGAGCGTCGTCACCGCGCCCGCGGCGGTGCGTTGCTGTTGTCCATGTCCGAGAAGATCAACCACGGCCCACCGTCGGCGCGCTTCAGTGTCAGCGTGAACTTGCCGGTGTCGCCCACGTTGTCGCCGTAGCTGTACGCACCAATGATGTAGCCGGTGTGCCCCTCCGCCGAGTAGGCCAGAGCCCGCAGCCGCAGCGGGCTGCCACCCTGTCCGGCATACGCCGCCTCGATCGCGCTGCGGCCGCGTAGCGGTGGCCGGTTGCTCTGCAGGATGAAGCCATCGGCTGCGAACAACGCGGCGAGCGCCGTGGCGTCACCCTTGCGCCACGCCTGCTCGTAGTCGCGGAGCACGCGCTCCAGCGGCGCCGGCAGGGATGCAGCGGGAAGCGGCGGCGCCGGCTTCGCGCCTTCCGCATCGTGGGCGAGGGCCGGCCTTGCCAGCAGCAGGGCACAACAGGCGATCACGGTGAGTCCAACAGCGCGCATGCATCCAGCTCCGGGTGATGATGGAACGTCGTGAATGCATTCTGCCGCAGCGTGAGCACACTGCGCGGCCTCACCCCTCTGGGCGCAGGCGCGTACTGATCTGCGCGGTCATCGCCAGGCACGCCATCATCAGCCCTTCCACCACCCGGTCACCGGGGTGATCGTGTAGCGGACCGTCCCGGCGGATGCGTTCGGCGGCCAGCAGCATTTCCAGGCCCACGCGCAGCCCGGCCAGCGCGCATTCGGCGTCTGCCAGCGCCTGCTGTCGGCCAGGCATCAACTGGCGCTCCGGCCAGGGCTGGCCGTCGGCCGCCGCGCCCTGGCCGATGCGGCGCAGGGTGGCAACGAAGGCACTGGGCAGTTCGGCGGTGTCGGCCGTGGCCGCCGGCTCGCCGCTGGCGGCAGCGCGGTGCGGGTGCAGGCGGGGGAACTCGGGGGTGGTCATGGCGGGGCTCCGTGCAGGACGAACGGTGGCCGCCACACAAAGGTGGCGGGCGGAGACGTGGCTCGAAAACCGGGGCTTCTGCAGAACCGGCAGGCACAAGGCCTCCACGCTCCGCCCGCCATGGCCGGCAGACGGATTGCCAGCCGGCGCCACGTGAAGTGACGCCGGCTGGCAAGCGTAATCAAGCAGAAGCACGGGTTTTCGAGGCCCGGCCACCGGTAGGCTGGTGGCCCATCCTGTCTACCCGCGCAACGCCGCTGCGCCCATCAGACAAGTTGCAATCGCAGCGCCGTGCACCGCACCCACGCAGTGTCCCATGCCGCCCAACCCCGGCCGGCCGTAGTGACGCAGGCGAGCGCAGCGCGTGGTCGATATGCGACAGCGGTTCTGATCGCGCTTCCCGCCCCGGTGCCATCTGGGGCCAGTTGCGACAGCTCCACGGTGCTAGGCTGGGCACCAAGCGCTGCACCTTCCTCCACGTTGTTCCGATACGGGCCTGACCCATGACGGATGCCACAACGACGCCCGCCCCCGAGCTGTTCGCGGCACTGCGCAGCCTGCTGCGCGATGCCGCCGGTTCATTGCAGGTAGTGCACGACACGTCCTCGCATTTCTACGCCAACGCCCCCCACCCGGATGCCAAGGGCAAGCCGCAGTTCTTCGGTGCCGTGAAGGTGTCCGGGCGCAAGCACGCCTTCCACTTCATGCCGGTCTACGAATTTCCCGAGTTGCTGGCCGACATCAGCCCGGCGTTGAAGAAGCGCATGCAGGGCAGATCCTGCTTCAACTTCGAGCGCTGGGATCCGGTGCTGATGGATGAGCTGGCGCGGTTGGTCGCGCAGGGCACGACCCGTTACCGCGCGCTGGGCCGGCTCTAGGTCGCTCTGGCCGAACGGCACGGCCGCAGTCAGCGTTGGCGCAGCGGGCCGCCGTCAACAGACCCCGGCCACCCCGACATCGTTCACCCCGCAGCGCCGTTTGGTGGCTTCAGGACTCGCGGGTACATCACCGCCGAGTTCCCTGAACGGCAACTTCATTCATGTACCGGTCAGTACAATATTCAGGGTCGATTTCACCAGCAAACGGATAATTCACACCTGTCGAACGCCCCTCTTCCCTCCCCTCCCGAGGGGCGTTCGACGAAACCAAAATAATGAAAGGTGTGTCCCGATGATCAAGAATTCGCTGCTTGCCCTGGGTCTGCTGGCTGCCCTGCCGTTCGCGGCATCGGCGGCAGATGGCCTGTCGTACAACTACGTTGAAGGCGGCTATGTGAACACCGATGCCAAGGGCGGCGACGCCGACGGCTGGGGCGTGAAGGGCTCGGTCGCCGTGCACCCGAACTTCCACATCTTCGGCGACTACAGCGCGCAGGAGACCGACACGTTCAAGAACGATGTCGACCAGTGGCGCATCGGTGCCGGCTACAACTACGGCATCGCACCCAACACCGATCTGGTGGCGCGCGTGGCGTACCAGAAGTTCGACATGAAGCACGGCCTGGACTTCAACGGCTACTCCACCGAAGTCGGCGTGCGCACCGCGTTCAACCCGTACCTGGAGGGCTACGCCCTGGCCGGTTACGAGGATTACAGCAAGAAGCACGGCATCAACCCGGACGGCGAGTTCTACGGCCGCGTCGGCGCCACCGCCAAGTTCAACCAGAACTGGGGCGTGAGTGGCGAAGTGAAGCTGGCCAAGGCCGGCGACCGCGAGTGGTTCGTGGGCCCGCGTTTCAGCTGGTAAGACATCGCTCTGTCGTTAGTGCGTGTAAATGGCGTGTGACCTCTCTCCCACCCGCCATCCGAAGCCCGGCCTCGCGCCGGGCTTCTTTTTTTTCTGCGATCAATCGCGCTGGAGGATGCGCCTGCGGGAACCGGACTGAGAACCGCTCCGTCCACTGCAGGAGCGTTCCGCTATGATCGCCGCACATCGCGCCGCGCGATGCGCCCGCCTCAAGCCCGCAGGAACCGTCGTGAACTCCCAGCCCGCACCTATCACCGCGCTCAACCACACGCTCGACAACGAACCGCAGCAGATCACCGCGCCGTTGACCCATTCGGCGGCGTTCCTGGTGTTGACGGTGAAGGACGATGCGGCATCGCTGGCGAAGGTGCGCGAGGTGCTGGGCAGTACCGACGACCTGATCAAGAACACCGCCATCCGCGACATCGAGCGCACCTTCACCTGCAACGTGGCCATCGGCCACCGCGTCTGGCAATCGCTGGTCGGCAGCACGCCGCCGCGCGAGCTGGCCCCGTTCCGCGAGATCAAGGGCGCGACCCACACCGCCGTGTCCACGCCCGGTGACCTGCTGTACCACATCCGTGCACGCACCCAGGATCTGATCGTGGCGTTCGAGCGTAACCTGCTGATGGCCTTTGGCGATGCGGTGGAGACGGTCGATGAGGTGGCCGGCTTCCGCTACTTCGATGGCCGCGACCTGCTCGACTTCGTCGATGGCACCGCCAACCCGGAAGGACTGGCGCTGCCGGAAGCCACGATCGTGGGCGAGGAAGATCCCGCGCATGCCGGCGGCAGCTACGTGGTGGTGCAGAAGTACCTGCACAACCTCGACGCGTGGCGCGCGCAGAAGACCGAGGCGCAGGAGGCGATCATCGGCCGGACCAAGCACGACAACATCGAGCTGGATGATGCGCCGGCCGATGCGCAGAAATCGCACAAGACCCTGTGCACCATCGAAGACGCCGACGGCGAGCACGAGATCCTGCGCGACAACATGCCGTTCGCCAATCCGGGCCGTGGTGAGTACGGCACCTACTTCATCGGCTACACCCGCCGCCTGTGGGTGATCGAGCAGATGCTCGAGCGCATGTTCATCGGCAATCCCGCGCCGCTGCACGACCGCATCCTCGATTTCTCCACCGCCACCACCGGCGTGACTTTCTTCGCGCCTGCGCGCAAGGTGCTGGCCGACCTGGGC from Stenotrophomonas sp. 704A1 includes these protein-coding regions:
- a CDS encoding Dyp-type peroxidase; this translates as MNSQPAPITALNHTLDNEPQQITAPLTHSAAFLVLTVKDDAASLAKVREVLGSTDDLIKNTAIRDIERTFTCNVAIGHRVWQSLVGSTPPRELAPFREIKGATHTAVSTPGDLLYHIRARTQDLIVAFERNLLMAFGDAVETVDEVAGFRYFDGRDLLDFVDGTANPEGLALPEATIVGEEDPAHAGGSYVVVQKYLHNLDAWRAQKTEAQEAIIGRTKHDNIELDDAPADAQKSHKTLCTIEDADGEHEILRDNMPFANPGRGEYGTYFIGYTRRLWVIEQMLERMFIGNPAPLHDRILDFSTATTGVTFFAPARKVLADLGG